In Desulfuromonas acetexigens, the following proteins share a genomic window:
- the ylqF gene encoding ribosome biogenesis GTPase YlqF has product MKIEWYPGHMAKARRQVADVIISFDVIIEVLDARLPVSSANPILGTLRRHKPCIKILNKSDLADPEITQAWVRFFDAQKDVRALPYDARDRGQVGFITKLCKQLAPKRAKPGFPLRAMVVGIPNVGKSTLINTLAGKKMARVGDRPAITTCHQQVDLRNGIMLSDTPGLLWPDMENQDVAYRLAASGAIGDSAIDYLEVALYAGDYLLRRYPEMLRERYGLNDLPETPTALVEAIGHKRGCLMAGGEIDMHRAAEAFIRELRGGKLGRISFEEPSEETLDSTDNS; this is encoded by the coding sequence ATGAAAATTGAGTGGTACCCCGGGCACATGGCGAAAGCCCGTCGGCAGGTGGCCGATGTCATCATATCCTTCGACGTCATTATCGAAGTGCTTGACGCCCGTCTTCCCGTTTCCAGCGCCAACCCGATTCTAGGCACCCTGCGTCGCCATAAACCCTGCATCAAGATTCTGAACAAAAGCGATCTCGCCGACCCGGAGATCACCCAGGCGTGGGTACGCTTTTTCGATGCCCAGAAAGACGTGCGCGCCCTCCCCTACGATGCTCGTGACCGGGGCCAGGTCGGATTCATCACCAAATTGTGCAAACAGCTTGCGCCCAAGCGCGCCAAGCCCGGCTTTCCCCTGCGAGCCATGGTGGTCGGCATCCCCAATGTCGGCAAATCGACCCTGATCAATACCCTCGCCGGCAAGAAGATGGCGAGGGTCGGCGACCGCCCGGCCATCACCACCTGCCACCAGCAGGTCGACTTGCGCAACGGCATTATGCTCTCCGACACGCCAGGGCTGCTCTGGCCGGATATGGAAAATCAGGATGTCGCCTATCGGCTGGCGGCGAGCGGCGCCATCGGCGACAGCGCCATCGATTATCTCGAAGTGGCGCTCTATGCCGGGGACTATCTACTGCGCCGCTATCCCGAAATGCTGCGCGAGCGCTACGGCCTGAACGATCTTCCCGAGACGCCCACCGCGCTGGTCGAGGCGATCGGCCACAAACGGGGTTGCCTGATGGCCGGCGGCGAGATCGATATGCACCGCGCTGCCGAGGCCTTTATCCGCGAACTGCGTGGCGGCAAGCTCGGCCGCATCAGCTTCGAGGAGCCTTCAGAAGAAACCTTAGATTCAACCGATAACTCATAG
- a CDS encoding flavodoxin family protein: MKIAVIIGSPRGMKGNTGRLLEEVLAGLDKDVKTELIDLSKRKVLPCIGCDHCHKTGVCPLKDDYEAIKKSLLECDGFILASPNYIFSVTAQLKALFDRSGNILHCLLLEGKYGAVVETSGGGEDDEVMRYMERFINSTGAQSVGGVGSPMAGERTFPDEAILFNQARDLGRDLCRSIEEKKDFPAQADYRTTFKARMKRLVEYRKGECPAEHQYWREHLLG, translated from the coding sequence ATGAAGATCGCCGTCATCATTGGCAGCCCTCGCGGCATGAAAGGCAATACCGGTCGTTTGCTCGAAGAGGTTCTGGCGGGGTTGGACAAGGACGTCAAGACCGAATTGATCGACCTTTCCAAGCGCAAGGTTCTCCCCTGCATCGGTTGCGATCACTGCCACAAAACCGGCGTCTGCCCGCTGAAGGACGATTACGAGGCGATCAAGAAGAGCCTGCTGGAGTGCGACGGCTTCATCCTGGCGAGTCCCAACTACATCTTCAGCGTTACCGCCCAACTCAAGGCCCTTTTCGACCGCAGCGGCAACATTCTGCACTGTCTCTTGCTCGAAGGGAAATACGGCGCTGTCGTAGAGACGTCAGGCGGCGGCGAGGATGACGAAGTCATGCGCTATATGGAGCGGTTCATCAACTCGACCGGCGCTCAATCCGTCGGTGGCGTCGGTTCCCCCATGGCCGGCGAGCGCACCTTCCCCGACGAAGCCATCCTTTTCAACCAGGCCCGCGATCTGGGCCGGGATCTTTGCCGCAGCATCGAGGAAAAGAAGGATTTCCCCGCTCAGGCCGACTATCGAACGACTTTCAAGGCGCGCATGAAACGGCTGGTGGAATACCGCAAGGGAGAGTGTCCGGCGGAACATCAATACTGGCGGGAGCATCTGTTGGGATGA
- a CDS encoding RNA recognition motif domain-containing protein, which produces MLVDFYVGNIAFETTEEELQKLFEVAGKVRSIHMITDHQTGQFKGCAYVKMADVKVREVVDTLDGALLGPRKIEVSEARPQKPGPPARPGSGKKPNRPGKRRL; this is translated from the coding sequence ATGCTGGTCGATTTTTACGTCGGGAATATCGCCTTCGAGACCACCGAAGAGGAACTGCAGAAGCTTTTCGAGGTGGCGGGCAAGGTGCGCTCCATCCACATGATCACCGATCACCAGACCGGTCAGTTCAAGGGCTGCGCCTACGTCAAGATGGCCGACGTCAAGGTGCGCGAGGTGGTCGATACCCTCGACGGCGCCCTCCTCGGTCCGCGCAAGATTGAGGTTTCGGAAGCCCGGCCGCAAAAACCGGGGCCACCCGCCAGGCCCGGAAGCGGAAAAAAGCCCAACCGTCCCGGAAAGCGCCGCCTGTAA